Proteins from a single region of Catenulispora acidiphila DSM 44928:
- a CDS encoding flavin monoamine oxidase family protein, which yields MKKRFSSRFSLPENAELPENADSSHRPGLTRRALVGGAAAATLALPAATGFGLPASDAAAAAAPRTDAPGGGDEATSRDLARKVLMVSDDEQSDLKLEYLKILIDGRLPARTARKRVLIVGAGAAGLTAARLLTAAGHDVVILEANANRIGGRIKTFRGIFSDPLLHAEAGAMRLPDAHPLVLALGDKLGLTRRLFYNADVAPGAVSTGRIPPVTYTSFTGETWTNGPGGTPFSAPPATGLSLLTSNGLSRTRTAYAQNPSAFNSLFGTNLATTTTAAANTAFAPVIVSSAAPIATQLNGWTQLFRDFDGYSTQRYLVENQGWDTPRLQAVGTLENLTSRLHYSLVPTLFDHALINPTSRYWEFENGSASLTDALAAPLKGLIRSNRRMTKLVQDAHGVTIETTAESGSEDSCDGAPIGPVETFHGDYAIIAIPFSALRFCQFEPLMSYTKRRAVEELHYDNATKVLLEFKTRFWERGPGGFTGGGNISDYPSRFTYFPSHAPQGSRGGVVLAAYCWSDDAMRWDSLTPGERYALALADMARIYGRQVYTEFTGVGATQSWARARYALGEAVVVTPGQLHELHPATRTVEGRVHFAGEHTSLKPAWIEGALESAVRTFLEVHAR from the coding sequence GTGAAGAAGAGGTTCTCGAGTCGCTTCAGCCTGCCCGAAAACGCTGAGCTTCCCGAAAACGCCGACTCCTCCCACCGTCCCGGCCTGACGCGGCGCGCGCTGGTCGGCGGTGCGGCCGCCGCCACGCTGGCCCTGCCCGCCGCCACCGGCTTCGGCCTGCCCGCCTCCGACGCCGCCGCTGCGGCCGCGCCGCGTACCGACGCCCCGGGCGGCGGCGACGAGGCGACGTCCCGCGACCTGGCTCGCAAAGTCCTGATGGTCAGCGACGACGAGCAGAGCGACCTCAAGCTCGAATATCTCAAGATCCTGATCGACGGCCGGCTGCCCGCGCGGACCGCGCGCAAGCGGGTCCTGATCGTCGGCGCCGGCGCTGCCGGGCTCACCGCGGCACGCCTTCTCACCGCGGCCGGGCACGACGTGGTGATCCTGGAGGCCAACGCCAACCGGATCGGCGGACGGATCAAGACCTTCCGCGGCATCTTCTCCGACCCGCTCCTGCACGCCGAGGCCGGCGCCATGCGCCTGCCGGACGCGCACCCGCTCGTCCTCGCGCTCGGCGACAAGCTCGGCCTGACCCGCCGCCTGTTCTACAACGCCGACGTCGCCCCCGGCGCGGTGTCCACCGGCCGGATCCCGCCGGTGACCTATACCTCGTTCACCGGCGAGACCTGGACGAACGGCCCGGGCGGGACGCCGTTCAGCGCGCCGCCGGCCACCGGGCTGTCCCTGCTCACCTCGAACGGATTGAGCCGGACCCGGACCGCGTACGCGCAGAATCCGAGCGCGTTCAACAGCTTGTTCGGCACGAATTTGGCCACCACGACCACGGCTGCGGCGAACACGGCGTTCGCTCCCGTGATCGTGTCCAGCGCCGCGCCGATCGCGACGCAGCTGAACGGCTGGACGCAGCTCTTCCGTGATTTCGACGGCTACTCCACGCAGCGGTACCTGGTCGAGAATCAGGGCTGGGACACACCTCGGCTGCAGGCCGTCGGGACTCTGGAGAACCTCACGTCGCGCCTGCACTACTCGCTGGTCCCGACCTTGTTCGACCACGCGCTGATCAACCCGACAAGCCGGTACTGGGAGTTCGAGAACGGGAGCGCTTCCCTCACCGACGCACTCGCCGCGCCACTCAAGGGCCTGATTCGCAGCAACCGCAGGATGACCAAGCTCGTCCAGGACGCGCACGGCGTGACGATCGAGACGACCGCCGAATCAGGGAGCGAAGACTCCTGCGACGGCGCGCCGATCGGCCCGGTCGAGACCTTCCACGGCGACTACGCGATCATCGCCATCCCCTTCAGCGCCCTTCGCTTCTGCCAGTTCGAGCCGCTGATGTCCTACACCAAGCGCCGCGCGGTGGAGGAGCTCCACTACGACAACGCGACCAAGGTGCTCCTGGAGTTCAAGACGCGGTTCTGGGAGCGCGGACCCGGCGGGTTCACCGGCGGCGGCAACATCTCCGACTACCCGAGCCGCTTCACCTACTTCCCCTCGCACGCGCCTCAGGGATCGCGCGGTGGTGTGGTGCTCGCGGCCTACTGCTGGTCGGACGACGCGATGCGTTGGGACTCCCTGACGCCGGGCGAACGCTACGCACTCGCCCTGGCCGACATGGCTCGGATCTACGGAAGGCAGGTCTACACCGAGTTCACCGGCGTCGGCGCCACGCAGTCCTGGGCCAGGGCCCGCTACGCGCTCGGCGAGGCGGTCGTCGTGACGCCCGGCCAGCTGCACGAACTGCATCCGGCGACGCGGACCGTCGAGGGTCGCGTGCACTTCGCGGGGGAGCACACCAGCCTCAAGCCGGCGTGGATCGAAGGCGCGCTGGAGTCCGCGGTGCGTACTTTCCTCGAGGTGCACGCACGTTGA
- a CDS encoding ABC transporter permease has product MFGYILRRGLGAVLILLVVSAVTFLLFYALPADPARLSCGKTCTPQTLAQIRHTMGLDRPLTDQYWQFLRGVFAGRHFATVWCAAPCLGYSFVNQQPVTATLADRFPATLSLAAGASVLILTVGVGFGIVAALRRGRALDKQLTGVALVGASMQVYFLGIVARYLLVDQFDLLPQPGYTAITSDPGKWFGGMLLPWVTLAVVSAATYVRFTRSAMIEAESQEYVRTARAQGLPPRVVHLRYAWRGAMTLVLTQFGLDLGVFLGSAVVTETTFNIHGIAQLAVSSVTDLDLPMITGTVLVAATFIVVCNTAVDFCYALIDPRVRL; this is encoded by the coding sequence TTGTTCGGATACATCCTCCGGCGGGGACTGGGCGCGGTACTGATCCTTCTCGTCGTCAGCGCAGTCACCTTCCTCCTCTTCTATGCCCTACCCGCCGACCCGGCGCGCCTGTCCTGCGGCAAGACCTGCACCCCGCAGACCCTGGCCCAGATCCGCCACACCATGGGCCTGGACCGGCCGCTGACCGATCAGTATTGGCAGTTCCTGCGCGGCGTTTTCGCAGGACGCCACTTCGCCACCGTGTGGTGCGCCGCGCCGTGCCTGGGCTACTCCTTCGTCAACCAGCAGCCGGTCACCGCGACGCTCGCCGACCGCTTTCCGGCGACGCTCTCGCTCGCGGCCGGCGCCTCGGTGCTGATCCTGACCGTCGGCGTGGGGTTCGGCATCGTCGCCGCCCTGCGCCGCGGCCGGGCGCTGGACAAGCAGCTCACCGGCGTGGCGCTGGTCGGCGCGTCGATGCAGGTGTACTTCCTCGGCATCGTGGCCCGCTACCTGCTGGTGGACCAGTTCGACCTGCTGCCGCAGCCCGGCTACACCGCGATCACCTCCGACCCCGGCAAGTGGTTCGGCGGCATGCTGCTGCCGTGGGTCACCCTGGCGGTGGTGAGCGCCGCGACCTATGTCCGGTTCACGCGCTCGGCGATGATCGAGGCCGAGTCGCAGGAATACGTGCGGACCGCCCGCGCGCAAGGGCTCCCGCCGCGCGTCGTGCACCTGCGGTACGCCTGGCGCGGCGCCATGACCCTGGTGCTCACACAGTTCGGCCTCGATCTGGGTGTGTTCCTCGGCAGCGCCGTGGTCACCGAGACCACGTTCAACATCCACGGCATCGCCCAGCTCGCCGTCTCCTCGGTGACCGACCTGGACCTGCCGATGATCACCGGGACCGTGCTGGTCGCCGCGACCTTCATCGTGGTGTGCAACACCGCGGTCGACTTCTGTTACGCGCTCATCGACCCCCGGGTGAGGCTCTGA
- a CDS encoding ABC transporter substrate-binding protein: protein MSASRRRSRSAIAVTVLATLTITAGCSSSSAKKSGSGQQEAAQNVAKQAVAVGTAADSRGPDPAVSGAKSGGTVTVLEHSDFSHLDPARVWSSTNQTADLLLTRQLTSYQQVGNTTKLVGDLATDTGSSTDGKTWTYHLKAGLKYEDGSTITAQDVKYGIERTFQKELSGGPQYLQMWLTGKTDYSSTYSGPWGGQDLPQIQTPDATTIVFHLASVHADFPFALAMQAYSPLPKDKDAKSALDQHPFSSGPYKVDSHDIDKGMVLSRNTHWDANTDPVRHAYPDQWKFEFGAQDVDINQRLAAANGADKDAMTFKVTIGSDLASQVNSSPDLKARLVNQVTPFSEFYNINTRRVTDVKVREALLEAFPRAQTRQLLGGPIYGDFTTTILSPVTNGYQDYDLYGAPDTGDPAKAKALLATTSTPHPTIVYAYQDDTAWQQGAVAIQQALTKAGFTVVTKAISDKNYYDETQKTDNQFDVYWGGWGPDWPSASSVIPPLFDGRQITDGGSDNSLLNDPTVNAEIDRIQSMTDLSQQNTAWAALDKKIMQEVPIIPWVDPRQVSLYGPGLGGVHTGFIGTCYPLDVYVK, encoded by the coding sequence ATGTCCGCATCCAGGCGCCGGTCACGGTCGGCCATCGCCGTCACCGTGCTGGCAACACTGACGATCACCGCCGGGTGCTCGTCGTCGTCCGCCAAGAAATCCGGCTCCGGTCAGCAGGAGGCCGCGCAGAACGTGGCCAAGCAAGCCGTCGCGGTCGGCACGGCTGCCGACTCCCGGGGACCGGATCCGGCAGTGTCCGGCGCCAAGTCCGGCGGGACTGTCACAGTGCTCGAACACTCGGACTTCAGCCACCTGGACCCGGCCCGCGTCTGGTCCTCCACCAACCAGACCGCCGATCTGCTGCTGACTCGCCAGCTCACCAGCTACCAGCAGGTCGGCAACACCACCAAGCTGGTCGGAGACCTGGCCACCGACACCGGGAGCAGCACCGACGGCAAGACCTGGACCTACCACCTCAAGGCCGGCCTGAAGTACGAGGACGGCAGCACGATCACCGCTCAGGACGTGAAGTACGGCATCGAGCGCACCTTCCAGAAGGAGCTGTCCGGCGGTCCGCAGTACCTCCAGATGTGGCTGACCGGCAAGACCGACTACTCCTCCACCTACTCAGGGCCCTGGGGCGGCCAGGACCTGCCGCAGATCCAGACGCCCGACGCCACGACGATCGTCTTCCACCTCGCGTCGGTGCACGCCGACTTCCCGTTCGCGTTGGCGATGCAGGCTTACAGCCCGCTTCCCAAGGACAAGGACGCCAAGTCCGCCCTGGACCAGCACCCCTTCTCCTCCGGGCCCTACAAGGTCGACAGCCACGACATCGACAAGGGCATGGTCCTGTCCCGCAACACCCATTGGGACGCGAACACCGACCCGGTCCGCCACGCCTACCCCGACCAGTGGAAGTTCGAGTTCGGGGCGCAGGACGTCGACATCAACCAGCGCCTGGCGGCCGCCAACGGCGCCGACAAGGACGCGATGACCTTCAAGGTCACCATCGGCTCGGACCTGGCATCGCAGGTGAACTCGAGCCCTGATCTGAAGGCTCGTCTGGTCAACCAGGTCACGCCCTTCTCAGAGTTCTACAACATCAACACCCGGCGCGTGACGGACGTCAAGGTCCGCGAAGCCCTGCTGGAGGCGTTCCCGCGCGCCCAGACGCGGCAGCTGCTCGGGGGACCGATCTACGGCGACTTCACCACCACGATCCTGTCGCCGGTGACCAACGGCTACCAGGACTACGACCTGTACGGCGCCCCCGACACCGGCGACCCAGCCAAGGCCAAGGCGCTGCTGGCGACGACATCGACGCCGCACCCGACCATCGTGTACGCCTACCAGGACGACACCGCCTGGCAGCAGGGCGCCGTCGCCATCCAGCAGGCGCTGACCAAGGCCGGCTTCACCGTCGTCACCAAGGCGATCAGCGACAAGAACTACTACGACGAGACGCAGAAGACTGACAACCAGTTTGACGTCTACTGGGGCGGCTGGGGTCCGGACTGGCCCAGCGCCTCCTCGGTCATCCCGCCGTTGTTCGACGGCCGGCAGATCACCGACGGCGGCAGCGACAACTCGCTGCTGAACGACCCGACGGTGAACGCCGAGATCGACCGGATCCAGTCCATGACCGACCTGAGCCAGCAGAACACCGCCTGGGCCGCGCTGGACAAGAAGATCATGCAGGAGGTCCCCATCATCCCCTGGGTCGATCCCCGGCAGGTCTCGCTCTATGGGCCCGGACTCGGTGGCGTCCACACCGGCTTCATCGGCACCTGCTATCCGCTCGACGTCTACGTCAAGTAG
- a CDS encoding TetR/AcrR family transcriptional regulator, protein MDERQSPRRPGGRGARVTAAVHQAVTDLISERGYGMFSVADVAARAGVADSSVYRRWGSLETLLTDAALSGLNTRSPMPDTGSLAGDLRTYAAAVAREITGPDGPALVHLAIALSKAGDQGLRAREELLAARAQQLQSMLDRAGERGERVLDPLDVLDHVLAPMYIRVLLGVDQLTPEYVDGLVDRLL, encoded by the coding sequence ATGGACGAGCGACAGTCGCCCCGGCGCCCCGGCGGACGCGGCGCCCGCGTCACCGCGGCGGTCCACCAGGCCGTCACCGATCTGATCAGCGAGCGCGGCTACGGCATGTTCTCCGTGGCCGACGTCGCAGCCCGCGCGGGTGTGGCGGACAGCAGCGTCTACCGCCGGTGGGGCAGCCTGGAGACGCTGCTCACCGACGCGGCGCTCAGCGGCCTCAACACGCGCTCGCCCATGCCCGACACCGGGAGTCTGGCCGGCGACCTGCGCACGTACGCGGCCGCCGTGGCCCGCGAGATCACCGGACCCGACGGCCCGGCGCTGGTGCACCTGGCCATCGCCCTGTCGAAGGCCGGCGACCAAGGGCTGCGGGCGCGCGAGGAGCTGCTGGCCGCACGCGCCCAGCAGCTCCAGTCCATGCTCGATCGCGCGGGCGAACGCGGCGAGCGGGTCCTCGACCCGCTCGACGTGCTGGACCACGTGCTGGCGCCGATGTATATCCGGGTCCTGCTCGGTGTGGATCAGCTGACTCCGGAGTACGTCGACGGGCTGGTCGACCGGTTGCTGTGA
- a CDS encoding ABC transporter permease has product MIRSRPSKDLTKDPGRPRTPAALAWRRFRADRTGMAAGVVVVLFFLLGLCAPLISAAYGKDPYTTYGQNEPGLLDEFGYPTGALGGAGGRFWLGLEPGLGRDVFTQLLYGIRTSLLISAVVVLIITVLGTAVGLIAGYAGGWLDAGVSRIVDIALSFPSTLFIIAFVPVVQSLFVSADRQTPTWMRVTTLVVVLAAFGWAPVARLLRGQVISLRGREFVEAARIGGASPIRIVRRELLPNLWTPILVTASLSVPVYVTTEAALSFLGAGIDEPTPDWGRMIHRGAEVYLSDITYMLIPGVAILIFVVAFNLLGDSVRDALSPSGR; this is encoded by the coding sequence ATGATCCGCTCACGTCCCAGCAAGGACCTCACCAAGGACCCCGGCCGTCCCCGCACACCCGCGGCCCTGGCCTGGCGCCGGTTCCGCGCCGACCGGACCGGGATGGCGGCCGGGGTCGTGGTCGTTCTCTTCTTCCTCCTGGGTCTGTGCGCCCCGCTGATCAGCGCGGCGTATGGTAAGGACCCTTACACCACCTACGGGCAGAACGAGCCCGGGCTGCTCGACGAGTTCGGTTACCCCACCGGCGCGTTGGGCGGAGCCGGCGGCCGGTTCTGGCTCGGGCTCGAACCAGGGCTCGGGCGGGACGTGTTCACCCAGCTGCTGTACGGGATCCGTACGTCGCTGCTGATCTCGGCCGTGGTCGTGCTGATCATCACCGTGCTGGGGACCGCGGTCGGGCTGATCGCCGGGTACGCCGGCGGCTGGCTGGACGCCGGCGTCAGCCGGATCGTCGACATCGCGCTGTCGTTCCCCTCGACGCTGTTCATCATCGCCTTCGTCCCGGTGGTGCAGTCGCTGTTCGTCTCCGCCGACCGGCAGACGCCGACCTGGATGCGGGTGACGACGCTGGTGGTCGTGCTCGCCGCGTTCGGCTGGGCGCCGGTGGCCCGGCTGTTGCGCGGACAGGTGATCTCGTTGCGCGGCCGGGAGTTCGTCGAGGCGGCGCGTATCGGGGGCGCCTCGCCGATCCGGATCGTGCGGCGCGAGCTGCTGCCGAACCTGTGGACGCCGATCCTGGTCACGGCCTCGCTGTCGGTCCCGGTGTACGTCACGACCGAGGCGGCGCTGTCGTTCCTCGGCGCGGGCATCGACGAGCCGACGCCGGACTGGGGACGGATGATCCACCGCGGCGCCGAGGTCTACCTGTCCGACATCACGTACATGCTCATCCCCGGCGTCGCGATCCTGATCTTCGTCGTCGCCTTCAACCTGCTCGGGGACTCGGTGCGCGACGCGCTCTCGCCGTCAGGCCGCTGA
- a CDS encoding alpha/beta fold hydrolase, producing MNPRLATTDHVFTVPLDHDEPGGGTIDVFAREVVDPGRGGDVDGLPWLVFLQGGPGGKSPRPGASVPGWLGRVLETHRLLLLDQRGTGRSTPVTPAVARGFGSGEELARYLSLHRADSIVRDCEHIRRALCGDQPWETLGQSYGGFITMNYLSRYPEGLRACYVTGGIPGLTTTADDVYRNTYPRVAAKNAEFYDRYPEDRATVARIAEILTTRDVRLPDGDRLTVDRLRSLGLAFGMGDGYERIHWLLDEAFARPGELSDTFLLNVSLPTGFVENPLFTVMQEPCYGQGSTPTAWAAERIKAEHPAFAADANPLMFTGEMIYPWMFRDLRALRPFAEAAEILAARNDWPALYDPKRLADNRVPLAAAVYHDDMYVPADFSLRTLSGVGAARAWITNEWEHDGGNASGGSVLARLMDMVAGRA from the coding sequence ATGAATCCGCGTCTGGCTACGACCGACCACGTGTTCACCGTTCCTCTGGACCATGATGAGCCTGGCGGCGGGACGATCGACGTCTTCGCGCGGGAGGTTGTCGATCCTGGCCGGGGCGGCGACGTCGATGGGTTGCCCTGGCTCGTCTTCTTGCAGGGTGGGCCTGGTGGGAAGTCGCCGCGTCCTGGCGCCTCCGTGCCTGGATGGCTCGGGCGGGTCTTGGAGACCCACCGGCTGTTGCTGCTTGATCAGCGCGGGACAGGGCGCAGTACGCCGGTCACGCCGGCTGTCGCGCGCGGCTTCGGCTCGGGAGAGGAGCTTGCGCGCTACCTCTCGCTGCATCGGGCGGACAGCATTGTGCGGGACTGCGAGCACATTCGTCGCGCACTGTGTGGCGATCAGCCGTGGGAGACGCTCGGACAGAGCTATGGCGGGTTCATCACCATGAACTACCTGTCGCGGTATCCGGAGGGACTGCGCGCTTGCTACGTGACCGGCGGGATACCCGGGCTGACCACGACGGCGGATGACGTCTACCGCAACACCTATCCGCGCGTCGCGGCGAAGAACGCGGAGTTCTACGACCGGTATCCGGAGGACCGCGCCACGGTTGCTCGGATCGCCGAGATCCTGACCACGCGCGATGTCCGGCTGCCCGATGGGGACCGGCTCACCGTCGACCGACTGCGCAGCCTCGGGCTGGCCTTCGGTATGGGAGACGGCTACGAGCGGATCCATTGGCTGCTCGATGAGGCCTTCGCCCGGCCCGGCGAGTTGTCCGACACCTTTCTGCTGAACGTGAGCCTGCCGACCGGCTTCGTCGAGAACCCACTGTTTACCGTCATGCAAGAGCCCTGCTATGGGCAGGGGTCGACGCCGACCGCGTGGGCGGCAGAGCGCATCAAGGCTGAGCATCCGGCTTTCGCCGCGGACGCCAACCCGCTGATGTTCACCGGCGAGATGATCTATCCCTGGATGTTCCGGGACCTGCGCGCTCTGCGGCCGTTCGCCGAGGCCGCCGAGATCCTGGCTGCCAGGAATGACTGGCCTGCGCTGTACGACCCGAAGCGGTTGGCGGACAACCGGGTCCCGCTGGCCGCAGCCGTCTACCACGACGACATGTACGTGCCCGCCGACTTCTCACTGCGCACGCTGAGCGGCGTCGGCGCGGCGCGCGCCTGGATCACCAACGAGTGGGAGCACGACGGTGGCAATGCTTCCGGCGGGTCGGTGCTGGCGCGGCTGATGGACATGGTCGCCGGAAGAGCCTGA
- a CDS encoding LysR family transcriptional regulator, producing the protein MERLELRHLRTLCAIADTGSLRRAAAAQGYSQPALTTQLQRIEQYFGEPLFARSSIGVVPTAVGGEIVAQARDVLARMDAIGPRGHRSDDECRTVRLAATNTAMLSGLVTRFRDAAPQCSVTVSSVYSSKEMVGMLEEGLVDIAIGVDYPGQELRHSSIVAHRGIVTEPSFVAVPAGHPLAAHREVCLTDLADDAWFLTPDDGAGWPGVFFTACEVAGFRPATVHEFLGDRRQLHAMIAAGLGVAVVQATFETTAEVAVRPLIGSPLWCRYLLAWRVSAVSDDVVDTVYRSASEAYRDLVADAPHLRDWAARAYGFPQE; encoded by the coding sequence ATGGAGCGACTGGAACTTCGTCACCTGCGCACCCTGTGCGCGATCGCCGACACCGGCAGCCTGCGCCGCGCGGCCGCCGCGCAGGGCTACTCGCAGCCGGCGCTGACGACTCAGCTCCAGCGGATCGAGCAGTACTTCGGCGAGCCGCTGTTCGCGCGCAGCAGCATCGGCGTCGTGCCGACCGCTGTCGGCGGCGAGATCGTGGCTCAGGCGCGCGACGTGCTGGCGCGCATGGATGCCATCGGGCCGCGTGGCCATCGGTCCGACGACGAATGCCGCACGGTGCGGCTGGCCGCCACGAACACGGCCATGTTGTCCGGATTGGTCACGCGGTTCCGGGACGCGGCACCGCAGTGTTCTGTGACGGTCAGCAGTGTCTACTCCTCGAAGGAAATGGTGGGAATGCTCGAGGAGGGATTGGTGGATATCGCGATCGGTGTGGATTATCCGGGGCAGGAGTTGCGGCACTCCTCGATCGTCGCGCACCGCGGGATCGTCACCGAGCCCAGCTTCGTGGCGGTTCCCGCGGGTCATCCCCTGGCCGCGCATCGAGAGGTGTGTCTGACCGATCTGGCCGACGACGCGTGGTTCCTCACGCCCGATGACGGCGCGGGTTGGCCCGGCGTGTTCTTCACCGCGTGCGAGGTCGCCGGGTTCCGGCCGGCGACCGTGCACGAGTTCCTGGGCGACCGCCGGCAGTTGCACGCGATGATCGCCGCAGGTCTGGGCGTCGCGGTGGTGCAGGCGACGTTCGAGACGACGGCCGAGGTCGCTGTCAGACCCCTGATCGGCAGTCCGCTGTGGTGCCGCTACCTGCTCGCCTGGCGGGTGTCGGCGGTCTCCGACGACGTCGTCGACACCGTCTACCGGTCGGCGTCGGAGGCTTATCGGGACCTGGTCGCCGACGCTCCGCATCTGCGCGATTGGGCTGCCAGGGCATACGGCTTTCCGCAGGAATAA
- a CDS encoding MFS transporter, with translation MAASPAARGGRPNRGVLLAVTCLGQFMVLLDNTIVGAALPDMQRRLHTQLTGLQWIVDAYVLVVAMLLLSGGVFADRFGRKRVYLAGVAVFTAASLMCSFAPTVGWLISGRVLQGVGAAALSPASLAILAAAYPVPQERIKAIGLWAGLSGIGLAAGPVAGGVLVDAFGWSAIFLVNVPIGVVLLLVGLRTLAETRNPNAPAIDVPGTALSVLGVGAVTYGLIEGGARGWTSPVILSCFGAAAILLAAFVAVEARRSVPMLPLRLFRQRLFTVSNTAMVVVGFALMGSSFFFSQFFVYVQGSSILRAGLQTLPSTLAMVIVSPVAGRLAVRYTFRAVVTAGLVLAGVGLLALGTVHAATGYTNVWWRLALVGIGFGLTMSPLTGAAIQAVSPQEGGLASGISSTTRQIGAVLGVAILGAVVRTRQSGGASFESGLNSAFLAAGAVTLATAVLTGLWLTKSQPAQGSAIPRRATEPGTVTTSTEVSAKSL, from the coding sequence ATGGCTGCATCGCCGGCGGCCCGAGGCGGTCGACCGAACCGGGGCGTGCTGCTCGCGGTGACCTGCCTGGGCCAGTTCATGGTCCTGCTCGACAACACGATCGTCGGCGCGGCATTGCCCGACATGCAGCGCCGCCTGCACACCCAGCTGACCGGTCTGCAATGGATCGTCGACGCGTACGTGCTGGTGGTCGCCATGCTGTTGCTGTCCGGCGGAGTCTTCGCCGACCGGTTCGGCCGCAAGCGGGTGTACCTGGCCGGCGTGGCGGTGTTCACCGCCGCGTCGCTGATGTGCAGCTTCGCGCCCACCGTCGGCTGGCTGATCAGCGGCCGGGTGCTGCAGGGCGTCGGAGCCGCGGCGCTGAGCCCGGCCTCGCTCGCCATCCTCGCCGCCGCCTATCCGGTGCCGCAGGAACGCATCAAGGCGATCGGGCTGTGGGCCGGACTCAGCGGAATCGGTCTGGCCGCGGGTCCCGTCGCCGGCGGCGTCCTGGTGGACGCCTTCGGCTGGTCCGCCATCTTCCTGGTCAACGTGCCCATCGGTGTGGTCCTTCTGCTGGTCGGCCTGCGCACTCTGGCAGAGACCCGCAATCCGAACGCGCCCGCGATCGACGTCCCGGGGACAGCGCTGTCCGTGCTGGGGGTGGGGGCTGTGACCTACGGCTTGATCGAAGGCGGCGCCCGCGGCTGGACCTCGCCGGTGATCCTGTCCTGCTTCGGCGCCGCGGCCATCCTCCTCGCCGCCTTCGTGGCCGTCGAAGCGCGCCGCTCCGTGCCGATGCTGCCGCTGCGGCTGTTCCGGCAGCGGCTGTTCACCGTGTCCAACACCGCCATGGTCGTGGTGGGCTTCGCGCTGATGGGCTCGTCCTTCTTCTTCTCCCAGTTCTTCGTCTACGTCCAAGGCAGCTCGATCCTGCGCGCCGGGCTGCAAACGCTGCCCTCGACCCTCGCGATGGTGATCGTTAGCCCGGTCGCGGGCCGGCTCGCCGTCCGCTACACCTTCCGCGCCGTGGTCACCGCCGGCCTGGTCCTGGCGGGCGTCGGACTGCTGGCACTGGGCACGGTGCACGCCGCGACCGGCTATACGAACGTGTGGTGGCGGCTGGCCCTGGTCGGCATCGGCTTCGGCCTGACCATGTCCCCGCTGACGGGAGCGGCCATCCAAGCGGTGAGTCCGCAGGAAGGCGGCCTGGCATCGGGCATCAGCAGCACCACCCGCCAGATCGGCGCGGTACTCGGCGTGGCGATCCTCGGAGCCGTCGTCCGCACCCGGCAGTCCGGCGGCGCCTCCTTCGAGTCCGGCCTCAACAGCGCCTTCCTCGCCGCCGGTGCCGTCACCTTGGCGACCGCTGTTCTCACCGGTCTGTGGCTGACGAAGTCCCAGCCGGCACAGGGTTCAGCGATACCGCGCCGTGCCACCGAGCCGGGCACTGTCACGACCTCGACCGAAGTGTCCGCGAAGAGCCTCTGA